The Linepithema humile isolate Giens D197 chromosome 2, Lhum_UNIL_v1.0, whole genome shotgun sequence genome has a segment encoding these proteins:
- the LOC105674903 gene encoding protein D2 isoform X2, with amino-acid sequence MSLCLLTARITSTLSQVGTRLLSSMAQDLKKHGVIPDVVDKVPESVLNVTYPDNITVEIGKELTPTQVKDEPNVKWSGKDNKFYTLCMTDPDAPSRKEPKFREWHHWLVGNIPGTDVSKGEVLSAYIGSGPPEKTGLHRYVFLVYEQPDKINFTEKRLTNRSGDNRGKFSIRNFAAKYKLGDPIAGNMYQAEYDDYVPKLYEQLKG; translated from the exons ATGTCTCTGTGCCTTCTTACCGcaa GAATTACATCAACGCTATCTCAAGTTGGAACACGTCTACTGTCATCCATGGCTCAGGATTTGAAAAAACACGGCGTTATACCAGACGTGGTGGACAAAGTACCTGAAAGTGTGCTAAATGTGACCTATCCAGACAACATCACTGTTGAAATTGGCAAGGAGCTCACTCCAACTCAAGTCAAGGATGAGCCTAATGTGAAGTGGAGTGGAAAggacaataaattttatactttgtgCATGACTG atCCTGATGCTCCGAGCAGAAAAGAGCCTAAATTCCGTGAATGGCATCACTGGCTGGTGGGCAATATTCCTGGAACAGATGTGTCCAAAGGAGAGGTTTTATCCGCATACATTGGTTCTGGACCTCCAGAAAAGACGGGTCTCCATCGATACGTATTCTTGGTGTACGAACAACCTGACAAGATCAATTTTACTGAGAAACGATTGACCAATCGGAGTGGCGATAATCGTGGCAAGTTTTCCATCAGAAACTTTGCCGCTAAATACAAGCTTGGCGATCCAATTGCTGGTAACATGTATCAGGCAGAATATGACGATTACGTACCAAAGCTCTATGAACAGCTCAAaggttaa
- the LOC105674903 gene encoding protein D2 isoform X1, with protein MLLRHGIVLFFASLCLGITSTLSQVGTRLLSSMAQDLKKHGVIPDVVDKVPESVLNVTYPDNITVEIGKELTPTQVKDEPNVKWSGKDNKFYTLCMTDPDAPSRKEPKFREWHHWLVGNIPGTDVSKGEVLSAYIGSGPPEKTGLHRYVFLVYEQPDKINFTEKRLTNRSGDNRGKFSIRNFAAKYKLGDPIAGNMYQAEYDDYVPKLYEQLKG; from the exons ATGTTGCTACGTCATGGAATCGTGCTGTTTTTTGCGAGCCTCTGTTTGG GAATTACATCAACGCTATCTCAAGTTGGAACACGTCTACTGTCATCCATGGCTCAGGATTTGAAAAAACACGGCGTTATACCAGACGTGGTGGACAAAGTACCTGAAAGTGTGCTAAATGTGACCTATCCAGACAACATCACTGTTGAAATTGGCAAGGAGCTCACTCCAACTCAAGTCAAGGATGAGCCTAATGTGAAGTGGAGTGGAAAggacaataaattttatactttgtgCATGACTG atCCTGATGCTCCGAGCAGAAAAGAGCCTAAATTCCGTGAATGGCATCACTGGCTGGTGGGCAATATTCCTGGAACAGATGTGTCCAAAGGAGAGGTTTTATCCGCATACATTGGTTCTGGACCTCCAGAAAAGACGGGTCTCCATCGATACGTATTCTTGGTGTACGAACAACCTGACAAGATCAATTTTACTGAGAAACGATTGACCAATCGGAGTGGCGATAATCGTGGCAAGTTTTCCATCAGAAACTTTGCCGCTAAATACAAGCTTGGCGATCCAATTGCTGGTAACATGTATCAGGCAGAATATGACGATTACGTACCAAAGCTCTATGAACAGCTCAAaggttaa
- the LOC105674903 gene encoding protein D2 isoform X3: MAQDLKKHGVIPDVVDKVPESVLNVTYPDNITVEIGKELTPTQVKDEPNVKWSGKDNKFYTLCMTDPDAPSRKEPKFREWHHWLVGNIPGTDVSKGEVLSAYIGSGPPEKTGLHRYVFLVYEQPDKINFTEKRLTNRSGDNRGKFSIRNFAAKYKLGDPIAGNMYQAEYDDYVPKLYEQLKG, from the exons ATGGCTCAGGATTTGAAAAAACACGGCGTTATACCAGACGTGGTGGACAAAGTACCTGAAAGTGTGCTAAATGTGACCTATCCAGACAACATCACTGTTGAAATTGGCAAGGAGCTCACTCCAACTCAAGTCAAGGATGAGCCTAATGTGAAGTGGAGTGGAAAggacaataaattttatactttgtgCATGACTG atCCTGATGCTCCGAGCAGAAAAGAGCCTAAATTCCGTGAATGGCATCACTGGCTGGTGGGCAATATTCCTGGAACAGATGTGTCCAAAGGAGAGGTTTTATCCGCATACATTGGTTCTGGACCTCCAGAAAAGACGGGTCTCCATCGATACGTATTCTTGGTGTACGAACAACCTGACAAGATCAATTTTACTGAGAAACGATTGACCAATCGGAGTGGCGATAATCGTGGCAAGTTTTCCATCAGAAACTTTGCCGCTAAATACAAGCTTGGCGATCCAATTGCTGGTAACATGTATCAGGCAGAATATGACGATTACGTACCAAAGCTCTATGAACAGCTCAAaggttaa
- the LOC105674888 gene encoding protein D2-like, translated as MKHLISGILLCAIGVSLGDVESDFKKAKIEPDIIDKAPIEKIEVKYGDKVIDLGTELTPTEAHEIPEIHYKHEGGVLYTLVMTDPDVPRRGGYNREFRHWLVGNIPEENIAKGEILAEYVGPAPPKNTGKHRYVFLIYKQNQGAITFDERRLSTWDGSQRKRFSIKKFAEKYNLEGPIAGNFMMAEYDDNVPAYHKHLNL; from the exons ATGAAGCATTTAATATCAG GAATCCTTCTCTGTGCAATCGGCGTGTCATTAGGCGATGTCGAATCGGACTTTAAGAAGGCAAAGATCGAGCCTGACATTATAGACAAagcaccaatcgaaaaaatcgAG GTAAAATATGGTGATAAAGTAATCGATTTGGGAACGGAGCTGACGCCAACCGAAGCTCACGAGATTCCTGAAATACATTACAAACACGAGGGTGGAGTTTTATATACACTTGTTATGACGG atcCCGATGTGCCGAGAAGGGGAGGCTACAATCGAGAGTTTCGACATTGGCTCGTGGGCAATATACCGGAGGAAAATATAGCTAAAGGTGAAATTTTAGCGGAATACGTTGGCCCCGCCCCGCCGAAGAATACGGGAAAGCACCGCTACGTGTTTCTCATCTACAAACAGAATCAGGGTGCCATTACTTTTGACGAAAGAAGATTGAGTACTTG GGACGGAAGTCAGCGGAAGAGGTTCTCCATAAAGAAATTTGCGGAAAAGTATAATTTGGAGGGTCCAATCGCTGGTAACTTTATGATGGCGGAGTATGATGACAATGTACCTGCTTATCATAAGCATTTGAATCTTTGA
- the Mgat2 gene encoding alpha-1,6-mannosyl-glycoprotein 2-beta-N-acetylglucosaminyltransferase isoform X1: protein MQVPQDDLLGIMKGKVHDSTIQGFAKQYSGYTLYTRKKSGGTTVVGGSRSSRGILLRTLVFVFLATFLWLQLHVISLTGRNDGGQSSSNETLFSLVPQELHRFLKEGRNSSASLTNASSGTLTELEIAEIRRKIERANAEQKMYNEEAFGPLASDAPIIVIQVHTRLTYLRHLIVSLAQAKDIEQALLVFSHDIWHPDINYLVQSVDFCRVMQIFYPHSIQTHPRTFPGEGPNDCPRNIRKEQALNLKCTNAKHPDLYGHYREAKFTQTKHHWWWKANRVFDQLLITRNHTGMVLFLEEDHYVAEDFLHVLRLMERTCKLNCEKCNVLSLGTYLKTYNYFTDFSRKFLGVDSALQKELLRGLKRQEAPATMQRQLIGGIVTVGGGGGDGVNNAGTNAAGIGNGSTGGRNGGGGGNGGGGSGISGNAAGGSGVSSTYYQNANTVQAAPAWTFQLLPSLYNHYQKAEVTPWISSKHNMGMAFNRVTWNKLRKCAAQFCSYDDYNWDWSLQYIAQTCLPPSKGAGITPRTESGLITMTMRAPRVFHIGECGVHHKKNNCESTAVIAKVQNVLKSARSHLFPSQLTLTIAGTAKKTKLRKGNGGWGDVRDHQLCWNITEHPDLTLP from the exons ATGCAGGTACCGCAG gACGATCTCCTAGGAATAATGAAAG GAAAAGTACACGACTCGACCATACAAGGTTTCGCGAAGCAGTACTCCGGCTATACATTATATACCAGGAAAAAGTCGGGAG gAACGACAGTTGTTGGAGGGTCGAGATCGAGTCGTGGGATTTTATTGAGAACTCTCGTGTTCGTCTTCCTGGCTACGTTCCTCTGGCTTCAGCTCCACGTGATCAGTTTGACGGGTCGAAATGACGGTGGTCAATCATCATCGAACGAGACCCTTTTCTCCCTCGTGCCTCAAGAGTTGCACAG ATTTCTTAAGGAGGGCCGTAATTCGTCCGCGAGCTTGACAAATGCCAGTTCGGGAACGCTCACGGAGTTGGAGATCGCGGAAATCCGGCGTAAGATCGAAAGGGCGAATGCGGagcaaaaaatgtacaatgaGGAGGCGTTCGGGCCGTTGGCGAGCGATGCTCCGATTATAGTTATCCAAGTACACACGCGACTCACTTATCTGCGGCACCTTATCGTGTCGCTGGCACAAGCGAAGGACATCGAGCAGGCCCTTCTCGTGTTTAGCCACGACATCTGGCATCCGGATATCAATTACCTTGTGCAGAGCGTTGATTTCTGTCGGGTCATGCAGATCTTCTATCCGCACAGTATACAGACTCATCCGCGCACGTTTCCCGGCGAAGGGCCCAACGATTGTCCCCGAAATATTCGCAAGGAACA ggctttaaatttaaaatgcacCAACGCCAAGCACCCGGATTTGTACGGCCACTACAGAGAAGCTAAATTTACGCAGACGAAGCATCATTGGTGGTGGAAAGCGAACAGAGTGTTCGATCAATTGTTAATAACGAGAAATCACACCGGAATGGTGCTCTTCCTCGAGGAGGATCACTACGTCGCCGAAGATTTCCTGCACGTTCTCCGACTCATGGAACGCACTTGCAAGCTCAATTGCGAGAAGTGCAACGTTCTATCGTTGGGTACATATTTAAAGACGTACAACTATTTTACGGATTTTAGTCGTAAG TTCCTCGGCGTCGATAGCGCTCTGCAGAAGGAGCTGCTGCGCGGGCTTAAGCGACAGGAGGCGCCGGCGACGATGCAAAGGCAGCTGATCGGCGGCATCGTCAccgtcggcggcggcggtggtgacGGCGTTAACAACGCCGGTACTAACGCCGCCGGCATCGGTAACGGAAGCACCGGGGGCAGAaatggcggcggcggcggcaacggcggcggcggcagcggcatCAGTGGCAACGCTGCCGGTGGTAGCGGCGTGTCCTCCACCTACTATCAGAACGCGAACACGGTGCAAGCGGCACCCGCGTGGACCTTCCAACTCCTGCCCAGCCTCTACAACCACTATCAGAAG GCGGAAGTGACACCGTGGATATCCAGCAAGCATAACATGGGCATGGCGTTCAATCGCGTTACGTGGAACAAGCTGCGAAAATGCGCCGCACAATTTTGCTCGTACGACGACTACAATTGGGATTGGAGTTTGCAATACATCGCGCAAACTTGTTTGCCGCCGAGTAAGGGCGCCGGAATAACGCCTCGCACCGAGTCTGGACTGATTACAATGACGATGAGAGCTCCGAGAGTCTTCCATATCGGGGAATG CGGAGTGCACCATAAGAAAAACAACTGTGAATCAACGGCGGTAATAGCGAAGGTTCAAAACGTCTTGAAATCGGCGCGCAGCCACTTATTCCCTTCGCAGTTAACGTTAACGATCGCCGGGACGGCGAAGAAGACGAAACTCCGGAAGGGCAACGGTGGCTGGGGAGATGTTCGAGACCATCAACTCTGCTGGAACATAACGGAACATCCAGATCTAACCCTACCTTGA
- the Mgat2 gene encoding alpha-1,6-mannosyl-glycoprotein 2-beta-N-acetylglucosaminyltransferase isoform X3, with translation MQVPQDDLLGIMKGKVHDSTIQGFAKQYSGYTLYTRKKSGGTTVVGGSRSSRGILLRTLVFVFLATFLWLQLHVISLTGRNDGGQSSSNETLFSLVPQELHRFLKEGRNSSASLTNASSGTLTELEIAEIRRKIERANAEQKMYNEEAFGPLASDAPIIVIQVHTRLTYLRHLIVSLAQAKDIEQALLVFSHDIWHPDINYLVQSVDFCRVMQIFYPHSIQTHPRTFPGEGPNDCPRNIRKEQALNLKCTNAKHPDLYGHYREAKFTQTKHHWWWKANRVFDQLLITRNHTGMVLFLEEDHYVAEDFLHVLRLMERTCKLNCEKCNVLSLGTYLKTYNYFTDFSRKAEVTPWISSKHNMGMAFNRVTWNKLRKCAAQFCSYDDYNWDWSLQYIAQTCLPPSKGAGITPRTESGLITMTMRAPRVFHIGECGVHHKKNNCESTAVIAKVQNVLKSARSHLFPSQLTLTIAGTAKKTKLRKGNGGWGDVRDHQLCWNITEHPDLTLP, from the exons ATGCAGGTACCGCAG gACGATCTCCTAGGAATAATGAAAG GAAAAGTACACGACTCGACCATACAAGGTTTCGCGAAGCAGTACTCCGGCTATACATTATATACCAGGAAAAAGTCGGGAG gAACGACAGTTGTTGGAGGGTCGAGATCGAGTCGTGGGATTTTATTGAGAACTCTCGTGTTCGTCTTCCTGGCTACGTTCCTCTGGCTTCAGCTCCACGTGATCAGTTTGACGGGTCGAAATGACGGTGGTCAATCATCATCGAACGAGACCCTTTTCTCCCTCGTGCCTCAAGAGTTGCACAG ATTTCTTAAGGAGGGCCGTAATTCGTCCGCGAGCTTGACAAATGCCAGTTCGGGAACGCTCACGGAGTTGGAGATCGCGGAAATCCGGCGTAAGATCGAAAGGGCGAATGCGGagcaaaaaatgtacaatgaGGAGGCGTTCGGGCCGTTGGCGAGCGATGCTCCGATTATAGTTATCCAAGTACACACGCGACTCACTTATCTGCGGCACCTTATCGTGTCGCTGGCACAAGCGAAGGACATCGAGCAGGCCCTTCTCGTGTTTAGCCACGACATCTGGCATCCGGATATCAATTACCTTGTGCAGAGCGTTGATTTCTGTCGGGTCATGCAGATCTTCTATCCGCACAGTATACAGACTCATCCGCGCACGTTTCCCGGCGAAGGGCCCAACGATTGTCCCCGAAATATTCGCAAGGAACA ggctttaaatttaaaatgcacCAACGCCAAGCACCCGGATTTGTACGGCCACTACAGAGAAGCTAAATTTACGCAGACGAAGCATCATTGGTGGTGGAAAGCGAACAGAGTGTTCGATCAATTGTTAATAACGAGAAATCACACCGGAATGGTGCTCTTCCTCGAGGAGGATCACTACGTCGCCGAAGATTTCCTGCACGTTCTCCGACTCATGGAACGCACTTGCAAGCTCAATTGCGAGAAGTGCAACGTTCTATCGTTGGGTACATATTTAAAGACGTACAACTATTTTACGGATTTTAGTCGTAAG GCGGAAGTGACACCGTGGATATCCAGCAAGCATAACATGGGCATGGCGTTCAATCGCGTTACGTGGAACAAGCTGCGAAAATGCGCCGCACAATTTTGCTCGTACGACGACTACAATTGGGATTGGAGTTTGCAATACATCGCGCAAACTTGTTTGCCGCCGAGTAAGGGCGCCGGAATAACGCCTCGCACCGAGTCTGGACTGATTACAATGACGATGAGAGCTCCGAGAGTCTTCCATATCGGGGAATG CGGAGTGCACCATAAGAAAAACAACTGTGAATCAACGGCGGTAATAGCGAAGGTTCAAAACGTCTTGAAATCGGCGCGCAGCCACTTATTCCCTTCGCAGTTAACGTTAACGATCGCCGGGACGGCGAAGAAGACGAAACTCCGGAAGGGCAACGGTGGCTGGGGAGATGTTCGAGACCATCAACTCTGCTGGAACATAACGGAACATCCAGATCTAACCCTACCTTGA
- the Mgat2 gene encoding alpha-1,6-mannosyl-glycoprotein 2-beta-N-acetylglucosaminyltransferase isoform X2: MKGKVHDSTIQGFAKQYSGYTLYTRKKSGGTTVVGGSRSSRGILLRTLVFVFLATFLWLQLHVISLTGRNDGGQSSSNETLFSLVPQELHRFLKEGRNSSASLTNASSGTLTELEIAEIRRKIERANAEQKMYNEEAFGPLASDAPIIVIQVHTRLTYLRHLIVSLAQAKDIEQALLVFSHDIWHPDINYLVQSVDFCRVMQIFYPHSIQTHPRTFPGEGPNDCPRNIRKEQALNLKCTNAKHPDLYGHYREAKFTQTKHHWWWKANRVFDQLLITRNHTGMVLFLEEDHYVAEDFLHVLRLMERTCKLNCEKCNVLSLGTYLKTYNYFTDFSRKFLGVDSALQKELLRGLKRQEAPATMQRQLIGGIVTVGGGGGDGVNNAGTNAAGIGNGSTGGRNGGGGGNGGGGSGISGNAAGGSGVSSTYYQNANTVQAAPAWTFQLLPSLYNHYQKAEVTPWISSKHNMGMAFNRVTWNKLRKCAAQFCSYDDYNWDWSLQYIAQTCLPPSKGAGITPRTESGLITMTMRAPRVFHIGECGVHHKKNNCESTAVIAKVQNVLKSARSHLFPSQLTLTIAGTAKKTKLRKGNGGWGDVRDHQLCWNITEHPDLTLP; the protein is encoded by the exons ATGAAAG GAAAAGTACACGACTCGACCATACAAGGTTTCGCGAAGCAGTACTCCGGCTATACATTATATACCAGGAAAAAGTCGGGAG gAACGACAGTTGTTGGAGGGTCGAGATCGAGTCGTGGGATTTTATTGAGAACTCTCGTGTTCGTCTTCCTGGCTACGTTCCTCTGGCTTCAGCTCCACGTGATCAGTTTGACGGGTCGAAATGACGGTGGTCAATCATCATCGAACGAGACCCTTTTCTCCCTCGTGCCTCAAGAGTTGCACAG ATTTCTTAAGGAGGGCCGTAATTCGTCCGCGAGCTTGACAAATGCCAGTTCGGGAACGCTCACGGAGTTGGAGATCGCGGAAATCCGGCGTAAGATCGAAAGGGCGAATGCGGagcaaaaaatgtacaatgaGGAGGCGTTCGGGCCGTTGGCGAGCGATGCTCCGATTATAGTTATCCAAGTACACACGCGACTCACTTATCTGCGGCACCTTATCGTGTCGCTGGCACAAGCGAAGGACATCGAGCAGGCCCTTCTCGTGTTTAGCCACGACATCTGGCATCCGGATATCAATTACCTTGTGCAGAGCGTTGATTTCTGTCGGGTCATGCAGATCTTCTATCCGCACAGTATACAGACTCATCCGCGCACGTTTCCCGGCGAAGGGCCCAACGATTGTCCCCGAAATATTCGCAAGGAACA ggctttaaatttaaaatgcacCAACGCCAAGCACCCGGATTTGTACGGCCACTACAGAGAAGCTAAATTTACGCAGACGAAGCATCATTGGTGGTGGAAAGCGAACAGAGTGTTCGATCAATTGTTAATAACGAGAAATCACACCGGAATGGTGCTCTTCCTCGAGGAGGATCACTACGTCGCCGAAGATTTCCTGCACGTTCTCCGACTCATGGAACGCACTTGCAAGCTCAATTGCGAGAAGTGCAACGTTCTATCGTTGGGTACATATTTAAAGACGTACAACTATTTTACGGATTTTAGTCGTAAG TTCCTCGGCGTCGATAGCGCTCTGCAGAAGGAGCTGCTGCGCGGGCTTAAGCGACAGGAGGCGCCGGCGACGATGCAAAGGCAGCTGATCGGCGGCATCGTCAccgtcggcggcggcggtggtgacGGCGTTAACAACGCCGGTACTAACGCCGCCGGCATCGGTAACGGAAGCACCGGGGGCAGAaatggcggcggcggcggcaacggcggcggcggcagcggcatCAGTGGCAACGCTGCCGGTGGTAGCGGCGTGTCCTCCACCTACTATCAGAACGCGAACACGGTGCAAGCGGCACCCGCGTGGACCTTCCAACTCCTGCCCAGCCTCTACAACCACTATCAGAAG GCGGAAGTGACACCGTGGATATCCAGCAAGCATAACATGGGCATGGCGTTCAATCGCGTTACGTGGAACAAGCTGCGAAAATGCGCCGCACAATTTTGCTCGTACGACGACTACAATTGGGATTGGAGTTTGCAATACATCGCGCAAACTTGTTTGCCGCCGAGTAAGGGCGCCGGAATAACGCCTCGCACCGAGTCTGGACTGATTACAATGACGATGAGAGCTCCGAGAGTCTTCCATATCGGGGAATG CGGAGTGCACCATAAGAAAAACAACTGTGAATCAACGGCGGTAATAGCGAAGGTTCAAAACGTCTTGAAATCGGCGCGCAGCCACTTATTCCCTTCGCAGTTAACGTTAACGATCGCCGGGACGGCGAAGAAGACGAAACTCCGGAAGGGCAACGGTGGCTGGGGAGATGTTCGAGACCATCAACTCTGCTGGAACATAACGGAACATCCAGATCTAACCCTACCTTGA